A single region of the Pseudomonas sp. GGS8 genome encodes:
- a CDS encoding cysteine hydrolase family protein, translating to MYALLILDMQVGLFHGPEKPWAGEALLDTLNNLLSKARRAGAPIFLARHIGPPGSPIESGSPLTHLVQELELQGDEVIFEKSRPNAFAKTALADQLRACGTQGVVIAGMKTQYCVDSTCRAARDLGFDAVLIADGHTCNDTPALKAEEIIAHHNATLAGPFCRVVHAEDWCF from the coding sequence ATGTATGCACTGTTGATTCTCGATATGCAGGTTGGGTTGTTTCATGGTCCGGAAAAACCATGGGCTGGCGAAGCGCTGCTAGACACGTTGAATAACCTGCTGAGTAAAGCCCGGCGTGCAGGCGCGCCGATTTTTCTCGCACGCCATATTGGTCCACCTGGTTCGCCTATCGAGTCTGGAAGTCCGTTGACGCACCTGGTGCAGGAACTGGAGCTGCAGGGCGACGAAGTGATCTTCGAGAAAAGCCGACCCAACGCCTTCGCCAAGACAGCTCTGGCCGATCAGCTACGGGCTTGTGGAACTCAGGGCGTGGTCATTGCTGGAATGAAGACCCAATACTGTGTCGACAGCACTTGCCGCGCTGCACGAGATCTCGGATTCGATGCAGTGCTGATCGCCGATGGTCATACCTGCAACGACACCCCTGCACTGAAGGCCGAAGAGATTATCGCTCATCACAATGCGACCCTGGCGGGACCATTTTGTCGTGTCGTACATGCTGAGGACTGGTGTTTCTAA
- a CDS encoding N-acetyltransferase, translating to MSVEIQLSENATEAERLGILTPLLAHNLANGGDDAYETFALLLRDADSNEVIGGLYGKVSYQWLLIDLVSVPESMRGQGIGERLMRMAEEVAQKKHCIGIWLETFSFQAPGFYRKLGYSEFGRLADYPPGHTRLYYQKSLC from the coding sequence ATGTCTGTAGAAATCCAGCTTTCGGAAAATGCGACTGAAGCAGAACGACTAGGCATTTTGACCCCATTGCTGGCCCATAACCTGGCCAACGGTGGGGACGACGCCTATGAAACTTTTGCTCTATTGCTACGAGACGCTGACAGTAACGAAGTTATTGGTGGGCTGTATGGCAAGGTCTCTTATCAATGGCTGCTCATCGATCTTGTCAGCGTTCCCGAGTCGATGCGTGGTCAGGGTATCGGAGAACGGCTAATGCGCATGGCTGAAGAAGTTGCGCAGAAAAAACACTGCATTGGTATCTGGCTGGAGACCTTCAGCTTTCAGGCTCCCGGTTTTTATCGAAAACTTGGTTACTCCGAATTCGGACGCCTGGCAGACTATCCACCGGGACATACCCGGCTCTATTACCAGAAGTCGTTGTGCTGA
- a CDS encoding LysR substrate-binding domain-containing protein translates to MFDALLLKTFVTVVDEEGFSRAAEKLHLTQSAVSGHVRRLEEQIGKPLLRRTTRSQQLTPDGERLVAYARTILALNRDAWAELTRTPFHGRLRIGLSEDFVESRLMRTFQDFAAQYPGMEIDVQVGIPGTLLALMKQGHLELVIGSLCETSDTGLLLWQEPLVWAWSAQPVPQLPTPLPLALFPEPCPYREVALTRLARAGITQRTAMLCSSTAGLRAAALAGFAVAPMPVSQLGQGLAVLGTEQGLPDLPDAQFRLFSAPEADQTIVAAVTQLIVEYCSARRA, encoded by the coding sequence ATGTTCGATGCTCTGCTGCTCAAGACATTTGTCACAGTCGTCGATGAAGAAGGCTTCAGCCGTGCAGCCGAGAAGCTGCACCTGACCCAGTCCGCGGTCAGTGGGCACGTGCGGCGATTGGAAGAACAGATTGGTAAACCCCTGTTGAGGCGTACCACCCGTTCCCAGCAACTGACGCCCGATGGCGAGCGCCTGGTGGCTTATGCGCGCACGATCCTCGCGCTGAACCGTGATGCCTGGGCAGAACTGACACGCACGCCGTTTCACGGGCGACTGCGGATCGGGCTATCCGAAGATTTTGTCGAGTCGCGGTTAATGCGGACTTTTCAGGATTTCGCCGCGCAGTACCCGGGGATGGAGATCGACGTGCAGGTGGGCATTCCGGGCACGTTGCTGGCCTTGATGAAGCAAGGGCATCTGGAATTGGTCATTGGTTCGCTGTGCGAAACCAGCGACACAGGGCTGCTGCTCTGGCAAGAACCGCTGGTGTGGGCCTGGTCGGCGCAACCCGTCCCCCAGTTACCGACACCGTTGCCGCTGGCCCTGTTTCCCGAGCCGTGCCCTTATCGCGAGGTGGCCCTGACACGACTGGCTCGGGCAGGGATCACCCAACGAACAGCCATGTTGTGCAGCAGCACGGCCGGATTGCGAGCGGCGGCGCTGGCTGGCTTCGCGGTAGCGCCCATGCCAGTCAGCCAGTTGGGGCAAGGACTGGCGGTTCTTGGCACAGAACAAGGATTGCCGGATTTGCCGGATGCGCAGTTTCGGTTGTTCAGCGCACCTGAAGCGGATCAGACAATTGTGGCAGCGGTCACTCAGCTCATTGTGGAGTATTGCTCTGCGCGCAGGGCTTAA
- a CDS encoding FMN-dependent NADH-azoreductase: MTTLLHIECSPRKQRSASLEVARSFIARYQENTPDTEIITLDLWNMALPEFNDLAMEAKYAGLNGTPLTSAQQDAWNTLRTLAAHLYSADVLVMSVPLWNFSIPYKLKHFIDLVSQKDILFSFDPERGLEGMLHNKTAVVIYARGLDFSAQSITPAERFDFQKPYVEAWLKFIGVTDVHSVIVEKTILGEDVDLSAREAATRQARGLADSLGC; encoded by the coding sequence ATGACTACTCTTCTGCATATCGAATGTTCCCCGCGCAAACAGCGCTCGGCCTCCCTTGAAGTCGCCCGCAGCTTCATTGCGCGCTATCAGGAAAACACCCCGGACACTGAAATCATCACCCTCGACCTTTGGAACATGGCGTTGCCGGAATTCAATGATCTGGCAATGGAAGCCAAATACGCCGGACTCAATGGCACGCCCTTGACCTCGGCACAGCAAGACGCCTGGAACACCTTGAGAACTCTGGCCGCTCACCTGTACAGCGCGGATGTGCTGGTGATGTCCGTGCCACTGTGGAATTTCAGCATCCCGTACAAACTCAAGCACTTCATTGACCTGGTGTCGCAGAAAGACATCCTGTTCAGCTTCGATCCGGAGCGCGGTCTGGAAGGCATGCTGCACAACAAGACCGCTGTGGTGATATATGCCCGTGGCCTGGATTTTTCGGCGCAATCGATCACCCCGGCAGAGCGCTTCGACTTCCAGAAGCCCTATGTGGAAGCCTGGCTGAAATTTATCGGCGTGACGGATGTGCACTCGGTGATTGTGGAGAAAACCATACTGGGGGAAGACGTTGACCTCAGCGCACGTGAAGCCGCGACTCGGCAGGCCAGGGGATTGGCGGACAGTCTTGGTTGCTGA
- a CDS encoding XRE family transcriptional regulator encodes MTDFNSLEQLEEDPICERVAQNLQRLRGKRHLSLDALARQCGVSRAMLAQIESGRSVPSIKVLCKIAKGLKVSVAAFLEHRTFEGVAVLSASQSKRLVSASGAFVSRALFPFDVARQSEFYELRLSPLGEDHSEGHGPGVQENLVVSQGVLEISVNDERYLLSTGDSILFYADQPHRYRNPADSEAVAYLVVTYPERLD; translated from the coding sequence GTGACGGACTTCAATAGCCTGGAACAATTGGAAGAAGACCCGATCTGCGAGCGGGTCGCGCAGAACCTGCAACGGCTGCGGGGCAAGCGTCATCTGTCCCTCGACGCCCTGGCCCGGCAATGTGGCGTGAGTCGGGCCATGCTCGCGCAGATCGAATCCGGACGCAGCGTGCCGTCGATCAAAGTGCTGTGCAAAATTGCCAAAGGCTTGAAGGTTTCGGTGGCGGCGTTTCTCGAGCACCGGACTTTCGAAGGTGTGGCCGTGCTGTCGGCGAGCCAAAGCAAACGCCTGGTCAGCGCCAGTGGTGCCTTCGTCAGCCGCGCCCTGTTCCCGTTCGACGTGGCACGCCAATCGGAATTCTACGAACTGCGCTTGAGCCCGTTGGGCGAAGACCACTCCGAGGGGCATGGCCCCGGTGTGCAGGAGAACCTGGTGGTGTCGCAGGGTGTACTGGAAATCAGCGTCAACGATGAGCGTTATCTGCTGTCCACCGGCGACTCGATCCTGTTCTACGCCGACCAGCCCCACCGCTATCGCAACCCCGCCGACAGTGAGGCGGTGGCTTATCTGGTGGTGACCTACCCGGAACGTCTGGACTAA
- a CDS encoding LysR substrate-binding domain-containing protein: MPTSPTLDLELLRTFIAVVDHHSFAEAGAQLARTQSSVTQHMQRLEQQVGVNLFEKRGRQKQLTEAGLQLLRHARQMLSLNDDALNSLRESNLSGVLRIGSPHDIADTILPPILSHIARSAPRLRLEIDVGRSPFLMDDLHRGKVDMVISTREDPTLEGFALRTSPVWWICSAQYIHTPEEPLPLILVDEPSIYRRYALEALERANIPWRQAYLASNLIGIKAATRAGLGVTPRSMEMLGPDMRVLGENDGLPRLPDVTYHLWIRPNTVNPLVRRAYELIRSSRGL, from the coding sequence ATGCCGACTTCACCTACCCTCGATCTCGAATTACTGCGTACCTTCATTGCCGTGGTCGATCACCACAGTTTTGCCGAGGCCGGCGCGCAACTGGCCCGCACACAATCGTCGGTCACCCAGCACATGCAACGTCTGGAACAACAAGTGGGGGTGAATCTGTTCGAGAAGCGCGGGCGTCAGAAGCAACTGACTGAAGCCGGTTTGCAGTTGTTGCGTCATGCGCGGCAGATGCTCTCGCTCAACGACGATGCGCTGAACTCCCTGCGCGAAAGCAACTTGAGCGGCGTGCTGCGGATCGGCTCGCCCCACGACATCGCCGACACCATCCTGCCGCCGATCCTCAGCCACATCGCCCGCTCGGCCCCACGCTTGCGCCTGGAGATCGATGTCGGCCGCAGCCCGTTTCTGATGGACGACCTGCACCGAGGCAAGGTCGACATGGTGATCTCCACCCGTGAAGACCCGACGCTCGAAGGCTTCGCCTTGCGCACCTCGCCGGTGTGGTGGATCTGCTCGGCGCAGTACATTCATACGCCGGAAGAACCCTTGCCGCTGATTCTGGTGGATGAACCGAGTATCTATCGTCGCTACGCCCTGGAGGCGCTGGAGCGCGCCAACATTCCATGGCGCCAGGCGTACCTGGCGTCGAACCTGATCGGCATCAAGGCCGCAACGCGTGCCGGGCTGGGCGTCACGCCCAGAAGCATGGAAATGCTCGGCCCGGACATGCGCGTGCTTGGCGAAAACGATGGCCTGCCACGGCTGCCGGACGTGACCTACCACTTGTGGATTCGACCCAACACCGTGAACCCGCTGGTGCGTCGGGCCTATGAGTTGATCAGGAGCAGTCGGGGGCTTTGA
- a CDS encoding transporter substrate-binding domain-containing protein: MLLKRKPVKQLLPVMLGGLISLAASSGAQADATLDKIQQRHVLTVGVVLSGGPFGSIDPGTQKPRGLNVDLAQELGRQLGAEVQLVPVLPANRVQFLQQGKVDLLIANMEWTAERGEILGFVPTPFYRVGGTAALLKDSKITRWEDLKGQPVCTSQGSSYIKPLTELGAEIKAFKSSSESLLALRGNNCVAAVHDATLINPLIADNAEWQGYRALSPELNPAPSVIWTRPGERDTQARLDPIVKELHRSGWLIDAQTRNRITPASPALVELQKQFQANGA, encoded by the coding sequence ATGCTGCTCAAGCGCAAGCCTGTTAAACAATTGTTGCCCGTGATGCTGGGCGGCCTGATCTCATTGGCCGCCAGTTCCGGGGCTCAAGCTGATGCCACCCTGGACAAGATCCAGCAACGCCATGTGCTGACGGTGGGGGTCGTACTGTCCGGCGGCCCCTTCGGCAGTATCGATCCGGGTACTCAGAAACCTCGGGGCTTGAACGTCGACCTCGCTCAGGAACTGGGTCGGCAGTTGGGCGCCGAGGTGCAGTTGGTGCCGGTATTGCCCGCCAACCGCGTGCAGTTTTTGCAGCAGGGCAAAGTGGATTTGTTGATCGCCAACATGGAATGGACCGCCGAGCGCGGTGAGATCCTCGGTTTTGTGCCGACGCCGTTCTACCGTGTCGGCGGTACCGCAGCGCTGCTCAAGGACAGCAAGATCACCCGCTGGGAAGACCTCAAGGGCCAGCCCGTCTGCACCTCCCAGGGCAGCAGTTACATCAAGCCGCTCACCGAGTTGGGCGCGGAGATCAAGGCGTTCAAGAGCTCGTCGGAATCCTTGCTCGCGCTGCGTGGCAACAACTGCGTCGCGGCGGTGCATGACGCCACGCTGATCAACCCGCTGATCGCCGACAACGCCGAATGGCAGGGCTATCGCGCGCTGAGTCCGGAACTCAACCCGGCCCCTTCGGTGATCTGGACCCGACCTGGCGAACGCGATACCCAGGCCCGACTCGACCCCATCGTCAAGGAACTGCACCGCAGTGGCTGGCTGATCGACGCCCAGACCCGCAACCGTATAACGCCCGCGTCACCGGCCCTGGTGGAGTTGCAGAAACAGTTCCAGGCCAACGGCGCCTGA
- a CDS encoding amino acid ABC transporter permease encodes MELFVHWAAGFGLNYGFLLDAYQRGTLEQGALTTVLLCLLTIVGSLLAGVGLAAMLTSGKPWLAKPARVFVEVTRNTPTLVQLYCAFLVLNMLLTQAVGAANPLTPFAWVVIVISLHKGAFHAEALRAGIEAVPAVTMEAASSLAFSSRQLLWNVQLPLALRFALPSLINNLIDLVKMTAIASAIAVGDITYAAIMIWTQSDNVLELMILILTFFGLLSFTVNCVGRLLEARLRMPGYGH; translated from the coding sequence ATGGAACTGTTCGTCCACTGGGCCGCCGGATTCGGCCTGAACTACGGCTTTCTGCTGGACGCTTATCAGCGCGGAACCCTGGAGCAGGGCGCGCTGACCACGGTGCTGCTGTGCCTGCTCACCATCGTCGGCAGCCTGCTGGCGGGCGTCGGTTTGGCGGCGATGTTGACCTCGGGCAAACCCTGGCTGGCAAAACCTGCGCGGGTGTTTGTCGAAGTCACCCGCAACACGCCGACGCTGGTGCAGCTGTATTGCGCATTTCTGGTGCTGAACATGCTGCTGACCCAGGCCGTCGGCGCGGCCAACCCGCTGACGCCGTTCGCCTGGGTGGTGATCGTGATTTCACTGCACAAAGGCGCGTTTCATGCCGAAGCCTTGCGCGCCGGGATCGAAGCCGTGCCGGCGGTGACGATGGAGGCGGCCAGTTCGTTGGCGTTCAGCAGCCGCCAGTTGTTGTGGAATGTGCAACTGCCGCTGGCCTTGCGCTTCGCCTTGCCGTCGCTGATCAACAACCTGATCGACCTGGTAAAAATGACCGCTATCGCCTCGGCCATTGCCGTCGGCGACATCACCTACGCGGCGATCATGATCTGGACCCAGAGCGATAACGTGCTGGAGCTGATGATTCTGATCCTGACGTTTTTTGGCCTGCTGAGTTTTACCGTCAATTGTGTGGGGCGCCTGCTCGAAGCGCGCCTGAGGATGCCCGGCTATGGCCATTGA
- a CDS encoding amino acid ABC transporter permease produces MAIESSVTAPLTWPRRHVGKLLLLAGAVLWLVYFAPHSPVLKALLQWSPALVVGFGQNILISLVAIGLGSLLGLLVGALALSPLWLLRLLARIWVQIFRNAPWLVLIYFTTYVFPFEIHIGSTYVSFPDWVKVTIGLALPASANVAEIFRGAVASIPSTQWEAARSLAFTRGQIFRSIILPQCFKRMLPPWMNLYAVITMGTALASLVGVHDVIDTAQIASNTVNLTGFTVVIYLSLLVLFFAYCYPISRFTQRLERRYVFY; encoded by the coding sequence ATGGCCATTGAATCGTCCGTCACTGCGCCGCTGACCTGGCCGCGTCGGCATGTCGGCAAGTTGTTGCTTTTGGCGGGGGCCGTGCTCTGGCTGGTGTATTTCGCGCCGCACAGCCCGGTACTCAAGGCATTGCTGCAATGGTCGCCGGCCTTGGTCGTCGGGTTTGGCCAGAACATTCTGATCAGTCTGGTGGCGATCGGGCTGGGCTCGTTGCTTGGGTTGTTGGTCGGTGCCCTGGCGTTGTCGCCGTTGTGGCTGCTGCGCTTGCTGGCGCGGATCTGGGTGCAGATTTTTCGCAACGCGCCGTGGCTGGTGCTGATCTATTTCACCACCTATGTGTTCCCGTTCGAGATCCACATCGGCAGCACTTATGTCTCGTTCCCGGACTGGGTCAAGGTCACGATTGGCCTGGCGTTGCCGGCGAGCGCCAACGTGGCGGAGATCTTCCGGGGGGCGGTTGCCTCGATCCCCAGTACCCAGTGGGAAGCGGCGCGATCCCTGGCCTTCACGCGCGGGCAGATTTTTCGCTCGATCATCCTGCCGCAGTGCTTCAAGCGCATGTTGCCGCCGTGGATGAACCTCTACGCGGTGATCACCATGGGCACCGCACTGGCGTCTTTGGTGGGCGTGCATGACGTGATCGACACCGCGCAAATCGCCAGCAACACGGTGAACCTCACCGGCTTCACCGTGGTGATTTACCTGAGCCTGCTGGTGCTGTTCTTTGCTTACTGCTACCCGATTTCCCGATTCACTCAACGCCTGGAGCGACGTTATGTCTTCTACTGA
- a CDS encoding amino acid ABC transporter ATP-binding protein, producing MSSTETVAEPLVSLRDLHLSFGSNPVLKGIDLDVHRGQAVSIIGPSGSGKSTILRCITGLLQPQHGSIRVGATEVHTLAQESQRIELRKRVGFVFQQYNLFPHLSVLENLVIAPRKVLGRNRAEAEKDARALLAKVRMEHKADAYPGQLSGGQQQRVAIARALAMRPELILFDEVTSALDPETVGEVLTVIRELTEEGMTCVLVTHEMRFAEEISDIVYFTENGVIVEHGSAEQIFQHPTSERTQEFLRHALGDPGRRPRVANDPYLLSSLSRYSLSV from the coding sequence ATGTCTTCTACTGAAACCGTCGCCGAGCCCTTGGTCAGCCTGCGCGACCTGCACCTGTCATTTGGCAGCAACCCGGTGCTCAAGGGCATAGACCTCGACGTGCATCGCGGCCAGGCCGTGTCGATCATAGGCCCCTCCGGCTCCGGCAAGTCGACGATCCTGCGCTGCATCACCGGCCTGTTGCAGCCCCAGCACGGGAGCATCCGCGTCGGCGCCACGGAGGTTCACACCCTGGCCCAGGAAAGCCAGCGTATCGAATTGCGCAAGCGTGTGGGGTTTGTGTTCCAGCAGTACAACCTGTTCCCGCATTTGTCGGTGCTGGAGAACCTGGTGATCGCCCCGCGCAAAGTGCTGGGGCGCAATCGCGCCGAAGCCGAGAAAGACGCCCGCGCCTTGCTGGCCAAGGTGCGCATGGAGCACAAGGCCGATGCTTATCCGGGGCAACTCTCCGGCGGTCAGCAACAGCGGGTGGCAATTGCCCGAGCGTTGGCGATGCGCCCGGAACTGATTCTGTTCGATGAGGTGACTTCTGCCCTCGACCCGGAAACCGTTGGCGAGGTGCTGACGGTGATTCGCGAGCTGACTGAAGAGGGCATGACCTGCGTGCTGGTGACCCACGAAATGCGCTTCGCCGAAGAGATCAGCGACATCGTCTACTTCACCGAAAACGGCGTGATCGTCGAACACGGCAGCGCCGAGCAGATTTTCCAGCACCCCACCAGCGAGCGGACCCAGGAGTTTCTGCGTCACGCCCTGGGCGATCCGGGACGCCGTCCCCGTGTCGCCAACGATCCGTATCTGTTGAGTAGCCTGAGCCGCTACAGCCTGTCCGTCTAA
- a CDS encoding cysteine dioxygenase: MSTDNRAAVIEDFLKKVRVIHQRGVDRAALTEIVALLETLAERRDLFNFDAFPAPVPGQGSTAFRYRLNDDGDTPTLYLNSLLPGKSTIPHNHETWAIISAIEGQEINYVYARDDEGREPGFTTLHLEKEVIVQPGTSISFLGEDLHGIRVEGEQPTLHFHLYGLPLESLNGRYGVEADGRILNYNASQMAPSIKAYT; this comes from the coding sequence ATGAGTACCGATAACCGTGCCGCCGTCATCGAGGATTTCCTCAAGAAAGTCCGTGTCATCCATCAGCGGGGCGTCGACCGCGCCGCGTTGACGGAGATCGTCGCCTTGCTCGAAACCCTGGCCGAGCGCCGTGATCTGTTCAATTTCGACGCGTTCCCGGCGCCCGTGCCGGGGCAGGGCAGCACCGCGTTCCGCTACCGCCTCAACGACGATGGCGACACGCCGACGCTGTACCTCAACTCATTGCTGCCGGGTAAAAGTACGATCCCGCACAACCACGAAACCTGGGCGATCATCAGCGCCATCGAAGGCCAGGAAATCAACTACGTCTACGCCCGTGATGACGAGGGCCGCGAGCCTGGGTTCACCACGTTGCACCTGGAAAAGGAAGTGATCGTGCAACCCGGCACGTCGATCTCGTTTCTCGGTGAAGACCTGCATGGCATCCGTGTCGAAGGTGAGCAGCCGACCCTGCATTTCCACCTGTACGGCTTGCCGCTGGAATCGCTCAATGGCCGTTATGGGGTTGAGGCCGACGGGCGCATTCTCAATTACAACGCCTCGCAAATGGCGCCGTCGATCAAGGCCTACACATGA
- the metC gene encoding cystathionine beta-lyase — MNRTVTPGQLQQWLFDGQEIALFDVREHGQYGEAHLFHGVNLPYSRLELEVRRLAPNPQVRLVIYDQNGGDVAARSARRLQALGYSRVHILDGGADAWQAAGLQLFAGVHVPSKAFGELVEEASDTPHVTARQLAEWQARGEPLVVLDGRPFDEYRKMTIPGSVCCPNGELGYRLQDLVPDDSTPIVINCAGRTRSIIGAQTLINLGLKNPVYALENGTQGWYLEDFQLEHGSTRRYADEVSSKTLPQQRLAAAQLAARAGVKTVTAAQVDQWAGEAARSLFLCDVRTAEEFVAGSLPGAQHTPGGQLIQSTDLYIGVRQARLVLIDSDGIRAPIVASWLRQLGHEAYVLEGGVSSGLALPALEVSVHETLPVITAQALADALKDSAVALIDLRPSITFRKGHIAGSRWSIRSLLASEVAGEQRPLVLLADDPQLAAFAALELPDVQRAQTRVLDGGVDAWRTAGFAVQEDANTPPDQQCIDFLFFTHDRHAGNKDAARQYLAWEIGLLAQMSADEIASLKPLRAPSQATRDARVRTRLVQAARTEKGSGSRGVNVPVTRLSTVLFDNLAQMRDARARRDRERVLSYGARGNPTAFALEDLVTELEGGYRTRLFGTGLAAVAQTFLAYLRPGDHVLITDAVYAPVRRLARELLGPFGIQVSYFAPDGSGLQAQLQANTKMVYTEVPGSLLYELCDLPAIAALCKPRGILLAVDNTWGSGYLYRPLTLGADISIMALTKYLCGHSDVVMGSVCTRQDVWQPLASMSDTFGIAVSPDDAYLVLRGTRTLAPRLEVHERQALEIAHWLQAQPQVKRVFHPALPDHPHHALWRRDFTGSNGLLSFELRDADATYVERFIDALQVFGLGASWGGYESLITVADTQDRNSAADRALNPVLRLHIGLEDVDALIEDLQRGFAAIAD; from the coding sequence ATGAATCGGACCGTAACCCCAGGGCAACTGCAGCAATGGCTGTTCGACGGGCAGGAAATTGCCCTGTTTGACGTGCGTGAGCATGGCCAATATGGCGAAGCCCACCTGTTTCACGGGGTGAACCTGCCCTACAGTCGTCTGGAGCTGGAGGTCCGACGCCTGGCGCCGAACCCTCAGGTGCGGCTGGTGATTTATGACCAGAACGGCGGGGACGTCGCGGCGCGTTCTGCTCGGCGTTTGCAGGCGCTGGGGTACAGCCGCGTGCACATTCTCGACGGCGGTGCCGATGCCTGGCAGGCGGCAGGCCTGCAACTGTTCGCGGGTGTGCATGTGCCGTCCAAAGCGTTTGGCGAGTTGGTGGAAGAGGCCAGTGATACGCCGCATGTCACCGCCAGGCAGTTGGCTGAATGGCAAGCCCGGGGCGAACCGCTGGTGGTGCTGGACGGTCGGCCGTTCGACGAATACCGCAAGATGACCATCCCCGGTTCTGTCTGCTGCCCGAATGGCGAACTGGGCTATCGCCTACAGGATCTGGTGCCGGACGACAGCACGCCGATCGTGATCAATTGCGCCGGTCGAACCCGCAGCATTATCGGCGCCCAGACCCTGATCAATCTGGGGTTGAAGAACCCGGTCTACGCCTTGGAAAACGGTACGCAGGGCTGGTACCTGGAAGATTTTCAGCTGGAACATGGCAGCACCCGCCGCTATGCCGATGAGGTGTCATCGAAGACCTTGCCGCAACAACGCCTCGCCGCGGCACAACTGGCCGCACGGGCCGGGGTAAAAACCGTTACGGCGGCGCAGGTCGATCAGTGGGCCGGGGAGGCCGCACGCAGTTTGTTTCTGTGCGATGTGCGCACCGCCGAGGAATTTGTCGCCGGCAGTTTGCCCGGTGCGCAACACACGCCGGGCGGGCAGTTGATCCAGTCTACCGACCTGTATATCGGCGTGCGTCAGGCGCGGTTGGTGCTGATCGACAGCGATGGCATACGGGCGCCGATCGTTGCCAGTTGGCTTCGGCAGTTGGGGCATGAAGCTTATGTGCTGGAAGGTGGGGTGAGTAGCGGTCTGGCATTGCCCGCGCTTGAGGTATCCGTTCACGAAACATTGCCCGTGATCACCGCGCAGGCCCTGGCCGATGCGTTGAAGGACAGCGCGGTGGCATTGATTGACCTGCGCCCGAGCATCACCTTCCGCAAAGGCCATATCGCCGGCTCGCGCTGGTCGATCCGTTCGTTGCTGGCAAGTGAAGTGGCCGGTGAACAGCGACCTCTGGTGTTGCTGGCCGATGACCCGCAGCTGGCAGCGTTCGCGGCGCTGGAATTGCCCGATGTTCAGCGTGCGCAAACCCGGGTGTTGGACGGTGGTGTCGACGCCTGGCGTACCGCGGGGTTTGCCGTGCAGGAGGATGCCAACACGCCGCCCGATCAGCAGTGCATCGATTTTCTGTTCTTTACCCATGATCGCCACGCCGGCAACAAAGACGCGGCGCGTCAGTACCTGGCTTGGGAAATCGGCCTGTTGGCGCAAATGAGCGCAGACGAAATCGCCAGCCTGAAACCGCTGCGTGCGCCATCTCAAGCGACTCGTGATGCGCGGGTGCGTACCCGTCTGGTGCAGGCGGCGCGTACCGAAAAGGGCAGTGGCAGTCGAGGTGTCAACGTGCCCGTCACTCGTTTGAGCACGGTGCTGTTCGACAACCTGGCGCAGATGCGCGATGCCCGTGCTCGCCGTGACCGGGAGCGGGTGCTGAGCTATGGCGCCCGGGGCAATCCGACCGCTTTTGCCTTGGAAGACCTGGTGACGGAGCTGGAGGGCGGTTACCGCACCCGACTGTTCGGCACCGGACTGGCGGCGGTCGCGCAGACGTTCCTGGCCTACCTGCGGCCCGGCGATCATGTGCTGATCACCGACGCGGTGTATGCGCCCGTGCGGCGTCTGGCTCGGGAGCTGCTTGGGCCGTTCGGCATCCAGGTCAGCTACTTCGCGCCTGACGGCAGCGGCCTGCAAGCGCAACTGCAAGCCAACACCAAAATGGTCTACACCGAAGTGCCCGGTTCACTGCTGTATGAACTCTGCGACCTGCCGGCCATCGCCGCACTGTGCAAGCCACGGGGCATCCTGTTGGCCGTCGATAACACCTGGGGCTCGGGCTACTTGTACCGGCCGCTGACCCTGGGCGCGGACATCTCGATCATGGCGTTGACCAAGTACCTGTGTGGCCACAGCGATGTGGTCATGGGCAGCGTCTGTACCCGGCAAGACGTCTGGCAGCCGCTTGCATCCATGAGTGACACCTTTGGCATCGCCGTCAGCCCTGACGACGCCTATCTGGTGCTGCGTGGCACCCGAACCCTGGCGCCACGCCTGGAGGTGCACGAACGCCAGGCCCTGGAAATCGCTCATTGGCTACAAGCGCAACCGCAGGTGAAACGGGTGTTCCATCCGGCGTTGCCCGATCATCCCCATCACGCATTGTGGCGGCGGGACTTCACGGGCAGCAACGGTTTGCTGTCCTTCGAACTGCGCGATGCCGACGCTACGTACGTAGAGCGCTTCATCGATGCGTTGCAGGTGTTTGGTCTGGGCGCGTCCTGGGGCGGCTATGAAAGCCTGATCACTGTCGCCGACACCCAGGACCGCAACAGTGCGGCAGATCGCGCATTGAACCCTGTACTGCGCTTGCACATTGGCCTGGAAGATGTCGACGCGTTGATCGAAGATTTGCAACGCGGGTTCGCCGCGATCGCGGACTAG